GGGTCTGGCTCAGCCCCCAAGCACCCATTCCAGCAGAAGCTGGAGTCACTGGGCTTTGTAAGGGCGGCAGGACTCAGCTGCTCTTCTGAAATCTGGCTAAGCAGGGAGGTGGTGCTAACAAATAGAGATGTGCTGATGGCAACCTGGGACCAGCTGTGCTTTGGCTGATAATGTCCCCAGAAGGGACACTGGCTTAGGTGGCAGATAAGGAGCCAGCCCTCTTGGGGCTCTGAACTCCGAGTGGGCTCAGTGACCAcctgctcctccttcctccctgcaggtggGGACTCATGAAGAGCTCCTGAAGAAGGGGGGCCTCTATGCAGAGCTCATCCACAGGCAGGCCCTGGAAGCCCCACCACCCGAGGCGCCCAAAGGCCCCAGGAACCGCCCTGTGAAGTCCTGAGAGCAGTGCCCAGGGCCGGGGCTCAGCGCAGGGGCGCTCCCAGGGCCTGAGCCCCCAGGAGGGCTAGTATACTTGGGCTGCTGCCCTGCTCACGGTAAATCCCAGCCGAGTGCTGGGCTTGGGGGTGAGTGGGACCGCGCCCACCCAGTCCCTCTCCTGCCACCTGCTGCCTCCCTCCTGCCAGAGCCTTGAGTGGCCGGGCTGCACCAGGGCGGAGGCAGAGGCCCCGAGCTCCTCCTCTGTCCTTCCCTTTGCCAGGCCCTCCTGGACCTTCTCAGAGACCCTGCTGAGTCTCCCGCTCTACCTGGAGCTGAAACCTGTGCCCACACCCTTGCCAGGATCTCCCTCACTCAGACCGATACCCAGCAGTTCTCCTTCCCCACTGCCTGTCTAGGCCAGGGCACAAGAAGCCCACCCTTGGGCCAACCCCTCCAACCCACAAGTCACCAGCCTGGGAGCAACTCCCTTCTTCTCCCTGCTCCCTTGACAGTCCAGTGTTTCTAGACTGTCTCGATTTCACCCTCCCCGCCATCCAAATGGGATAGGTGCCTAACACGCACCTGGCCcttggggaggcaggaggggcagggcccCCCCATGGTCCTCCAGGAGCTCCCAGTGGACTGGGCTATCTTACCACTGCCCTGGCCCCGTGAGCCTGAAGTCACCTGATGAGATTGTGGACAGCTCCCCTCCTATGTGAAAACACCAAGATCTGAAGGGGACAGAAGGGGCAAGACACGCCAAGACTCCAGCCATGGGGAGTATATAGTGCTGGGAGTCACCAGGCCGCTAGGGAGCAGTTCATGCTGACCTCAGAATATAGAATCAGTCTGGGAAGGAGAGGTTCCTGCCGGACCAGCCTCCGTGGAGTGTCAGAGAGGCTCCCTGAGGCAGGTGGGACCAGAGCCTCACCTTGGAAGAGGTTGGGCCAACCACGCGGGGGGAGGAGTCTATGTCTAGCCCCAAAGGTGTGAGTGATGCACGGCTGGACTTGGCTTCTGAGGGCCTAGGACGGCCAGGATTTCCCACCAGCCTCCTCACAGTCTCCCAGAGCAGCCCACCCGTCCTGCCTCGGTTTTGGTCCTGTCTTCCCACCAGGAATCCTTACCCCTTCACTGCATTCCAGGCTAAGGACTGTGccctggggtggggaagaggacCCATTCAGGCTGCACCCTGCTCCCTAGGCTGGGGGAGAGGGATTGCCTACGCCAGACCTCCGAGGCAGCCAAGCCTTGAAGATTTATCCTGTGGCACCGAAGGGCGATGGCACGTTTCAAGGGTGCAGGATGAGCAGAGTGGGTTGTGGCTGGAGGCCAGCCTGGAGTAGGTAGCAGTGGCTCAGATATGAGTACAGAGCCCAGGGATGAGAGTCCCCACAGTCTTTTCTGGATGTGGTTTAGGACCAGATAACTGCTTCGGGGACAAAGCATCTGAAATATCCCAAGGCCGCAGCCACTGGCTTGATAACCCTGCTTCCTTGCTGGTTGGCGGTCACAGCCCAGGAAACAGAGTACAGGCTGGGTTGCTTTGCCAGTAAACACCTCCCTAGTGAGCGTAGCCAAGAGCAGGCCTCAGCACTCAGGCCTGGTCCACACCGGCCTGCCTGGCCTCCCTGCAGCGAGTCGACCAAGGCCAGCTCCTGCCCCACCAGCTCTGGCCCCAGCCTCAGGCTACCTGGGATGCCTTCTGACACCAAATTCTGAGAGTCTCTTACCTCTTGCGGGTGGCCCCCAAATACTGCTCGCACCCCACCCACTAGGGAAGCAGAGCGATCCAGCCTAGAAGGCTGTGTGGTGGCCACACGCTTGCTGTGTAGCCTTAACCTCAACCTTGGCTCATGGGGCTATTTATCAGGGGTCATGACCTTGGCTCTGCTTCATCTTGAGAGCTTAAGAGTTTACTTGGGAGAATCTGTGGTGAAGTACTTAAAATTCGCAATAGTACAGCCTGAGAAGCTGGTCACATCTGTGCAATAAACTATGTTATTCTCTCGCCTTCTGAGAGCTGTGTTCATTAAGAAGGTGCAATGGGGTAAGAAGTCCTGCCCGTGAAACCTGCGGTCTGGCCAGGAGGACAGACAGGTGGATAGGCTTTCCCAGCACAGAGTGGTCGTGTTTAGTTGGCGAACTTGTTTCTTCCACTCAGCCAAGAGCCCACCAATGTGAACCCTTGTCTTCAAATGCTTAGTGGAAGGAGATGGGAATAGAAACAAATCTCGGTAAATACATTAATGGAGATAAACCTGCCTTCTCACGTCTACAGTGCAGTGCTTTTCCATCCTAGGTACCTGGGGGCAAATGAGTATTTCACCAGACACAGGGCTTGACACTGACGATGGCCAGGCCCTGCCATCCTCCACGTGCTGTGTCTGGGCTGGCTCCTGTGGTCCCCAGCGTCCAGCCCTCCTGCTGCCACCCCTTGTTCCCTGCACCTAGGATCAGCAAGACACCCCCTGTCCTGTCCCAAGTCAGGTGGCACTCACCTTGCAAGTTGGCTTTCTGGAGATGTTTGCTCCAGCCACTGGGAGTCTTTCCCCACCCAACCCATTGTCTCTTCTGGATCAACTGAGGCATCTTCAGTCAAATGTGCCAGCGCTGGCCTTCCAAGGCCGGTGCTGCCACACTGTTCTAGGCATTATGGCCCCTGGGCATTGCAGCCAGTTTAGGGGCACAGTGTCTCTTCCTTTAGAAAAGCCCCCATGCCAAACAGGCACACTCCATTTTACTGCTGGGCATGCAAAGTGGCATAACTCCCAAGGTGGGGAATTCTGTGCTATCTATCAAATAACTCATGCAGTTGCCTGTTAACCCAGCAGCAGTTCTATTTCTGGAGTTTACATCCATGCAGTGATATAGATAAGCACCATTGTTTGCAGTGGAAGACTAGAAACCCCCAATGTTCATCAGTAGGGGTCCATGTAATGGAATGGTGTGCATTCTCCCAAATGGATTAGTTTTCCAGGTGCTGGATGGTCTGCAGGATATGTTAAGTAAAAAAAGAGATGTGAAATTATAGGATACCCAGGTTCCCTGGGGGGGTGGCACATGGGGCACCCAGGTTATGCCTGGGAGGGTGGCAGGTGAGCCCAAAATCAGTCTCCAATAGAGGAGGGCCTGAGTGTGGGGAAGTGGGAAAGGGGGCCACTGGCGACAGACTGCCCCTGAACATGGGACCTGAAGAGGCCATGGCCGGccaggggaggctgggggctCTGAAAGAGGAATCTGCCAATGCCAAACTTCCCACCACTTCCCAGCTTGGTGGAGAGCCAACTTCACTCTCTGTGAAAAAGCAAATGGTCCCTGGTGAGGTTAGTGGGGAGAGAGGACAGACCAGAGGAGAGAGGGGCTGGGCCAAGGGGAAGCAACTGACCCTCAGCCCCACCACAGGGGCTGCAGCTGAGAACCTAGAGGGACCAAAGGCGCCCCCAGCCCCAACTTACCTCTGGGCTCCCCTCAAGCTCTACCCAAGATTGCTGTGGTTTCCTGCTGGCGCCTCTGGTCTCCACAGCCACAGCCCCCCCACATGCCGCACTAATGGCTCAGCCGGGGGCCCCAGGGACCTACCCCGCCCCCAAACTGCTCCGCCGGCCCCCTTGCCCCCTCACCGCTGAAACCCAATCCTCTGCGGCAGAGGCTCAGCAGACAGCCTCCAGCCACGCGGCCCCTGCCCGCCACACCAGCTTGCCTACCAGGGCTGCTGCGGAGCCCCCAGCCCAGTGCTGCGCCCAGCCCAGCCGCAGCCTGCTCCCGGAGAGGGCCGCACTGGACTCCCCAGGCCGGGGCCCCCCACCCCTTAGTCTCGGCTCCTCtcctccacctgcccccaccccctgcctcacCTGCAGCTATCCCTGCCCGGCCACCCAAagcctctcccagccccacccagttCTCAGACGGAACCTTTTTCCTCCTTCCAAGCCTCTTTTAACCTGGTCACCATTCCCCCCCGCCCTCTCAGTCCCCTCAGCCATGAAGCCCCCCTCAGGGCCAGAGGAGGCCCAGCAGCCAGCCTCGGACATCCGCGTGTTCGCCCGCAGCTGCACACTGCACGGCTTAGGCCATGTCTTTGGCCCGGGGGGCCTGACCCCACGCCgggggctgtgggcagcagcCATGCTGCTGTCGCTGGCTGCCTTCCTGTACCAGGTGGCTCAGAGGGTGCGCTACTACGGGGAGTTCCACCACGAGACGGCCCTGGACGAGCGTGAAAGCCACCGGCTCACCTTCCCAGCCATCACCCTGTGCAACATCAACCCGCTGCGGCGCTCACACCTCACACCCAATGACTTGCACTGGGCTGGGCCCACGCTGCTGGGCCTGGAGCCCACCGAGCATGCTGCCTTCCTGCACGCCCTGGGCCGGCCCCCCGCGCCGCCCGGCTTCATGCCCAGTCCCACCTTCGACATGGCCCGACTCTATGCCCGAGCAGGGCACACCCTTGAGGACATGCTGCTGGACTGCCGTTACCGTGGCCAACCGTGTGGGGCTGAGAACTTCACCACGGTGAGCTGACCACCAGACCCATCCCACCAGGGACCCAGGAGCACCAGCCAGTCCCTGCCCAGGACCAGTAATCCCCGGCCTTGCCAGCCCCAGCTTCCCCAAAGCCAGGGAAACTCAGCACCTGTGCCTGGAGATCCCCTCCTCCGCAGCCAGGCCCCGAGCTCCCCGCCCCATTGGTGCCTTTCGGTTCCCCCCAGGAAGCTGTCCTCCTTGGGGTCCCCTCCCTGTCACTCATCTGGACTGTGCAAACTCATGCCTCCCAGCCCGGGGCCCTGACCCAGGCTGGCTCTGGGCCCCAGGTCTGGTCTGAGGAGCCCCTACCCACTCCTGAAGGGTGGGGGGAGTCTGACGGGGCTGTGGGAATCTAGTGACCCCTCTCTGCCAGGAGGAGGGGACTtgttttccctctgcctggaggagGGTAACAGGGACCCATTTCCTTTCACACCGGTCTCCAAAGAAACGCTTGCCCTGTAGCCTGGaagggtggaggggagaggggaagaggaggagtTGGGGTGATGGGATCCCAGGAGCGGCTAACAACGCGTGCCTGTATGAGGGAGGGACTGGGGGCACTGAGATGTGGGTTTTGTGTTCAAAGAAGAGATCCAAATAACGGACGGAGGGGAGAGGTCCCACGGTCCTCATGTTTGCCCGGGGGAAGGGCTGGCCAGGGCCCTTGTTCCCTGGTGAGGTCTGCCACCTGTCTGCCCATCCCCAGATCTTCACCCGGATGGGCCAGTGCTACACCTTTAACTCCGGCGTGGACGGGGCAGAGCTTCTCACTACTCCCAGGGGTGGCATGGGCAGTGGGCTGGAGGTCATGCTGGATGTGCAGCAGGATGAGTACCTGCCCGTGTGGAGGGACATGGGTATGGGGGCTGCTGGGAGGATGCGAGGGAGGTGGGGCACAGGTGGGACGCCAAAAGCTCTGGGAAGGTGAGCCGGGGCTGGAAGGAGCCCCGATCATGCCCTTTCCTGGGGGAAGAGGACGGGGCTGGCTGGCCTCAGTCCTGGGGAGAGGAGGCTCCGGCACGGGGTCCCTAGGACTCAGGCCTCAGGGTTCCCCTCCCCCGGCAGAGGAGACCCTGTTTGAGGTGGGGATCCGCGTGCAGAttcacagccaagaggagccaCCCATCATTGACCAGCTGGGCTTCGGGGTGGCCCCCGGCTACCAGACTTTCGTGTCCTGCCAGCAGCAGCAGGTATCCTCACTGGTGcggccccacccccgcccccagctcCTCAGACTGGTGCCAGGGGCCTCTGCTCCACAGTGACCGCTCACGTTCCAGCCGGGTCCCTCCTTAACCTGACTGTCCACAGCTGAGCTTCCTGCCACCACCCTGGGGCGACTGTAGTTCCGTTTCTCTGGACCCAGACTTCGAGCCGGATCCCTCTGGTTCCCCGGGTCCCCCCAGCCCAGGCTCCAGCCCACCGTATAGTCTAATGGGGTGTCGATTGGCCTGCGAGGCCCGCTATGTGGCTCGGAAGTGCGGCTGCCGAATGATGCATATGCCTGGTAAGGGGCTGGGGGAGCGGAGAAGGGGGCGGCGCAGGGTGGGGGCCGGGGACCGCTCCTGAAGCTGTATTCACACCCCCACCCCGACCCCAGGCGGCGCTCCAGTGTGCAGCCCCCAGCAGTACAAGGACTGCGCCAACCCGGCGCTGGGTAAGGGCAAGCCTCCCCCGCCCGACTCGCCCGGCAACCCTGACCCCCCGGGGGCCGGGCCCTGACCCTGGCGACTGTGGCCCGCAGACGCCATGCTGCGAAAGGACGCGTGCGCCTGCCCTAACCCGTGCGCCAGCACGCGCTACGCCAAGGAGCTCTCCATGGTGCGGATCCCCAGCCGCGCCGCCGCCCGCTACCTGGCCCGGAAACACAACCGAAGCGAGGCCTACATCGCGTAAGCGGGGCGGGCCCCCtcccccccctcccctccccagggtgAGCCTCCGTGCGCACGCCCGGGTGGACCACCGGTCTGCACATCATCGCGGGGCTCTGGGACAAGTGGGCAAGCTGCTTAACCTCTCCGATGCAGTCTCTTCTGCAAACGGGGGGCGCGAGGCCGGGAGGCCCCTCCCAGGGCTCCTGAAAGGAGTCAGAGACAAGAGAACAGGCACCTGTTTCCTAGCAGCAGCTGGCACCAGGGGCTCTCCAGCGAACATTCCTGGCCTTTTTTCCTACAGGGAGAACGTGCTGGTGCTGGACATCTTCTTTGAGGCCCTCAACTACGAGACTGTGGAGCAGAAGAAGGCCTATGAAGTATCAGAGCTGCTGGGTGTGTCTGGCATCCCAGGCATCTAGGGAGGTGTGGGTTGAGCAGGTGGCTGTGAGCTGATGGGTGACCCTGTCTCTGGTAGGAGACATTGGGGGCCAAATGGGACTATTCATCGGAGCCAGCCTGCTCACCATCCTTGAGATCCTCGACTTCCTCTGTGAGGTGGGCCCAAGGCCCCAGTAGGGGGAGGAGGAATCAGACCATAGGACTCAAGGGGAGGGTGTACGCTGGTCACTTCCCCCTCTGCTTGGCCCCAGGTGTTCCGAGAAAGGGTCCTGGGATACTTCTGGAACCGAAGGCATTCCCAAAGGCACTCCAGCACCAATCTGGTAACAGCCCTCTTCCTCCCCTGCCATCTCCACAGTGGGCACAGGCCCTTCCCCTGAAGCCTAGAACACCAGCCTTCCCCAGCTGAGAAAACAGTTGTCATGGGAGGGGCATGCAGTGACCTTGACTTGTCCCTGGGAGAAAGGACCCCTCCCATCTGACCCTCTCCCTCCACCTACAGCTTCAGGAAGGACTGGGCAGCCATCAAGCCCAAGTTCCCCATCTCAGCCTGGGCCCCAGGTAATGTGAAATCGCTCCCTAAGGTCAAGGGAGGAGGGGCAGGTCCGGTCCAGAGGGCCAAGTCCAGGCCCAGGAGCAGGGCAGTAGCTGTGAGGCTCTGTTTCAATGCTGTGCTGTCTCCTCACAGGCCCCCTGCTCCTCCCTGTGCTGTCACCAGGactctctctgcctcccaccgCACCTGCTACCTTGTCACACGGCTCTAGACGCGGTGTTGGTGTCTTCAGGACTGCACCCTGACATCTTGGATATGTCCAGCCTGCATAGATCTTTGCCATCTTCACCCCCAATAAAATTCTAGTGTATCAGCCTCAGCTTTTCCTCTTACTGGCAGACTAGTCAGGCCAAGTTCAGCCCTGTCCGGCACAGGACCCTGCCAGCCTTCACACAGTGGACTTAGTGTT
This is a stretch of genomic DNA from Manis pentadactyla isolate mManPen7 chromosome 7, mManPen7.hap1, whole genome shotgun sequence. It encodes these proteins:
- the ASIC3 gene encoding acid-sensing ion channel 3 isoform X1, coding for MKPPSGPEEAQQPASDIRVFARSCTLHGLGHVFGPGGLTPRRGLWAAAMLLSLAAFLYQVAQRVRYYGEFHHETALDERESHRLTFPAITLCNINPLRRSHLTPNDLHWAGPTLLGLEPTEHAAFLHALGRPPAPPGFMPSPTFDMARLYARAGHTLEDMLLDCRYRGQPCGAENFTTIFTRMGQCYTFNSGVDGAELLTTPRGGMGSGLEVMLDVQQDEYLPVWRDMEETLFEVGIRVQIHSQEEPPIIDQLGFGVAPGYQTFVSCQQQQLSFLPPPWGDCSSVSLDPDFEPDPSGSPGPPSPGSSPPYSLMGCRLACEARYVARKCGCRMMHMPGGAPVCSPQQYKDCANPALDAMLRKDACACPNPCASTRYAKELSMVRIPSRAAARYLARKHNRSEAYIAENVLVLDIFFEALNYETVEQKKAYEVSELLGDIGGQMGLFIGASLLTILEILDFLCEVFRERVLGYFWNRRHSQRHSSTNLAPCSSLCCHQDSLCLPPHLLPCHTALDAVLVSSGLHPDILDMSSLHRSLPSSPPIKF
- the ASIC3 gene encoding acid-sensing ion channel 3 isoform X3, with the translated sequence MKPPSGPEEAQQPASDIRVFARSCTLHGLGHVFGPGGLTPRRGLWAAAMLLSLAAFLYQVAQRVRYYGEFHHETALDERESHRLTFPAITLCNINPLRRSHLTPNDLHWAGPTLLGLEPTEHAAFLHALGRPPAPPGFMPSPTFDMARLYARAGHTLEDMLLDCRYRGQPCGAENFTTIFTRMGQCYTFNSGVDGAELLTTPRGGMGSGLEVMLDVQQDEYLPVWRDMEETLFEVGIRVQIHSQEEPPIIDQLGFGVAPGYQTFVSCQQQQLSFLPPPWGDCSSVSLDPDFEPDPSGSPGPPSPGSSPPYSLMGCRLACEARYVARKCGCRMMHMPGGAPVCSPQQYKDCANPALDAMLRKDACACPNPCASTRYAKELSMVRIPSRAAARYLARKHNRSEAYIAENVLVLDIFFEALNYETVEQKKAYEVSELLGDIGGQMGLFIGASLLTILEILDFLCELQEGLGSHQAQVPHLSLGPRPPAPPCAVTRTLSASHRTCYLVTRL
- the ASIC3 gene encoding acid-sensing ion channel 3 isoform X2, translated to MKPPSGPEEAQQPASDIRVFARSCTLHGLGHVFGPGGLTPRRGLWAAAMLLSLAAFLYQVAQRVRYYGEFHHETALDERESHRLTFPAITLCNINPLRRSHLTPNDLHWAGPTLLGLEPTEHAAFLHALGRPPAPPGFMPSPTFDMARLYARAGHTLEDMLLDCRYRGQPCGAENFTTIFTRMGQCYTFNSGVDGAELLTTPRGGMGSGLEVMLDVQQDEYLPVWRDMEETLFEVGIRVQIHSQEEPPIIDQLGFGVAPGYQTFVSCQQQQLSFLPPPWGDCSSVSLDPDFEPDPSGSPGPPSPGSSPPYSLMGCRLACEARYVARKCGCRMMHMPGGAPVCSPQQYKDCANPALDAMLRKDACACPNPCASTRYAKELSMVRIPSRAAARYLARKHNRSEAYIAENVLVLDIFFEALNYETVEQKKAYEVSELLGDIGGQMGLFIGASLLTILEILDFLCEVFRERVLGYFWNRRHSQRHSSTNLLQEGLGSHQAQVPHLSLGPRPPAPPCAVTRTLSASHRTCYLVTRL